A stretch of Linepithema humile isolate Giens D197 chromosome 3, Lhum_UNIL_v1.0, whole genome shotgun sequence DNA encodes these proteins:
- the LOC105676380 gene encoding uncharacterized protein translates to MRSQTIALLVFGIMAVALASPVPGHHQHVVIHVPYKVHTIHHTHVKKVHIPVHHVEKVPVPYPVHHVEKVAVPVPVHHVEKVPVPVPVVHKVPVPVHIPIHEEKHDWY, encoded by the exons ATGCGCTCCCAAACAATCGCT TTGCTCGTGTTCGGAATAATGGCTGTGGCTTTGGCATCGCCAGTACCGGGTCATCATCA ACATGTCGTTATCCACGTGCCCTACAAGGTGCACACAATTCATCACACCCACGTAAAGAAGGTACATATACCAGTGCATCACGTTGAGAAGGTACCTGTTCCGTATCCGGTGCACCACGTCGAGAAAGTGGCCGTTCCAGTACCGGTGCATCATGTCGAAAAGGTGCCCGTACCTGTCCCGGTTGTACATAAGGTTCCCGTACCCGTCCATATACCAATCCATGAAGAGAAACATGACTGGTACTAA
- the LOC136999061 gene encoding uncharacterized protein: MFPFIRLAVKETLSHRTVVALEELDINHAQTWSSSECMWVSNPSVNLFSDVYSFNRVLLLLTVTMTLVSTMPHPGDHDHTHFIIHVPHHIHKHHHTHVKKIYIPVKSHHHHKHHEHDDDW, encoded by the exons ATGTTTCCGTTTATAAGGCTGGCCGTGAAAGAGACTCTTAGTCACCGCACGGTCGTCGCCTTAGAAGAATTGGACATAAATCACGCGCAAACATGGTCAAGCTCGGAATGCATGTGGGTGTCAAATCCAAGTGTGAATTTGTTTAGTGATGTCTATTCGTTTAATCGG gttTTACTTTTACTCACTGTCACAATGACATTGGTATCAACGATGCCGCATCCCGGAGATCACGATCA cACGCACTTCATCATTCACGTGCCGCATCACATTCACAAGCATCATCACACgcatgtgaaaaaaatttacataccAGTGAAATCACACCATCATCATAAACATCACGAGCATGATGATGACTGGTAA